Proteins encoded in a region of the Nocardia asteroides genome:
- a CDS encoding 1-phosphofructokinase family hexose kinase, with product MGRIVTLTMNPAIDLATRVERVVPTDKMRCARPRFDPGGGGINVARTVAELGVEVTAVFPTGGPSGRLLEQLVRDTGVPPRPVRVAESTRESLSVTETISGEQYRFVFPGPRLTDPEQHRCLAEVERAVRRGSYLVASGTLPPGVSSDFYQTLTDLAGELGVRVVLDTSGIALRSIRRGVYLIKPSVRELGDYVGHPLIDRTEQLSQARRLVSDGMTEIVLLSLGAAGALMVTRDRHEWFAAIPARVRSGIGAGDAMVGGTTVGLTRGYELADAVRLGIAAATAALATAGTGPGRCGHIAELYRESLLDDGSGGEADDLARPTAPPLR from the coding sequence GTGGGCCGGATCGTGACATTGACGATGAATCCCGCGATCGATCTCGCGACTCGGGTCGAGCGAGTCGTACCGACCGACAAGATGCGCTGCGCGAGACCACGCTTCGACCCAGGCGGTGGCGGGATCAATGTCGCGCGCACGGTGGCCGAGCTGGGCGTCGAGGTGACCGCGGTCTTTCCCACCGGCGGCCCGAGCGGTCGCCTGCTCGAGCAGTTGGTGCGCGATACCGGAGTGCCGCCGCGGCCGGTGCGGGTAGCCGAATCGACCCGGGAAAGTCTCTCGGTCACCGAAACCATCAGCGGCGAGCAGTACCGATTCGTCTTTCCAGGCCCGCGGCTCACCGACCCGGAACAGCATCGCTGCCTGGCCGAGGTGGAGCGTGCGGTGCGCCGCGGGAGCTACCTCGTGGCCAGCGGAACTCTGCCACCGGGTGTGTCCTCGGACTTTTATCAGACCCTCACCGATCTCGCCGGCGAACTCGGTGTGCGTGTGGTGCTGGATACTTCGGGCATCGCGTTGCGCAGTATCCGCCGCGGCGTCTATCTGATCAAGCCCAGCGTGCGGGAACTCGGCGACTACGTCGGGCATCCGCTGATCGATCGCACGGAACAGTTGTCGCAGGCTCGGCGGCTCGTCTCCGACGGAATGACCGAGATCGTCCTGCTTTCCCTCGGCGCCGCCGGAGCGCTCATGGTGACTCGTGACCGGCACGAGTGGTTCGCGGCGATCCCGGCGCGGGTGCGCAGCGGTATCGGTGCAGGCGATGCGATGGTGGGCGGCACCACGGTGGGGCTGACACGGGGATACGAACTCGCCGACGCGGTGCGTCTGGGTATCGCCGCCGCGACGGCAGCGCTGGCCACGGCGGGTACCGGCCCCGGGCGCTGCGGGCACATCGCGGAGCTGTACCGAGAATCTCTGCTCGACGACGGCTCTGGTGGGGAGGCCGATGACCTCGCGCGGCCGACGGCCCCGCCGCTGCGGTAG
- a CDS encoding beta-lactamase family protein codes for MSARPPSDGSAGKCGTFDLRLRVDVLLQRPPRSRTLRVQRRQRANGETVLVNEDLRLADRIVRVFGRRAVVGAAVAVVREGRMEFAGHGMADLAANRPVTQDTIFRIASITKTFTAIAVMQLWERGLIDLDAPASTYLRAYRLVPADSRFGPVTARHLLTHTSGIGETAHPRRVLDPDFGESVAPGEPVPPLSRYYRRGLRVHAEPGSRWTYTNHGFATLGQIVADVTGVPFADYLRERLFLPLGMLDTSLTPPAAAARRAVGYRLRAHGPQEITHREMITAAASSAYSTPRDIGRYIAALLGGGGNEYGSVIESATLAMMFAPQYQPDPRVPGMGLGFFRGQAGNHRVIEHQGILPGFNSQIWLAPDDGQAVLAFVTGGHRAMLWLPAESSALLHEILGVAQPAIRDDVAHRPEIWSEICGFYPLPGALTDVRARSMVGAGAEVRISGGRPVLRVLTPIPALVRGLPLHPDDPDDPLAFRIDMGRWGLGTGRILFSRESGTGAMRMHFDLHPMTLRKSRTLPARRAERMPR; via the coding sequence ATGTCAGCGCGGCCGCCATCCGACGGGTCTGCGGGAAAGTGTGGGACGTTCGACCTCCGCCTTCGAGTCGATGTCCTCCTCCAACGCCCTCCGCGAAGCCGCACGCTGAGAGTGCAACGACGGCAGCGAGCGAATGGGGAAACCGTGCTGGTAAACGAGGACTTGCGACTAGCGGACCGGATCGTACGCGTATTCGGTCGGCGTGCCGTGGTGGGCGCCGCGGTCGCCGTGGTGCGTGAGGGTCGAATGGAGTTCGCTGGGCACGGGATGGCCGACCTCGCGGCGAACCGTCCGGTCACCCAGGACACGATCTTCCGGATCGCGTCCATCACCAAAACATTCACCGCGATCGCGGTGATGCAGCTGTGGGAGCGCGGACTGATCGATCTCGATGCCCCGGCGAGCACGTATCTACGCGCTTATCGTCTGGTCCCCGCCGATTCGCGGTTCGGGCCGGTAACGGCGCGCCACCTGCTGACCCACACCTCGGGCATCGGTGAGACAGCCCATCCCAGGCGGGTACTGGACCCCGATTTCGGAGAGAGCGTTGCGCCGGGCGAACCCGTACCGCCGCTGAGCCGGTACTACCGGCGCGGCCTGCGTGTCCACGCCGAACCGGGCAGCCGATGGACCTACACCAACCATGGTTTCGCCACCCTCGGCCAGATCGTCGCCGACGTCACCGGCGTCCCATTCGCCGATTATCTGCGCGAGCGGCTCTTCTTGCCGCTGGGCATGCTCGACACGAGTCTCACTCCGCCCGCAGCCGCGGCGCGGCGGGCGGTCGGATACCGACTGCGCGCGCACGGGCCGCAAGAGATCACCCATCGCGAGATGATCACCGCCGCGGCGTCCTCGGCCTACTCCACTCCGCGCGATATCGGCCGCTATATCGCCGCACTGCTCGGCGGCGGTGGCAACGAATACGGATCCGTGATCGAATCCGCGACGCTGGCGATGATGTTCGCACCGCAGTACCAGCCCGATCCCCGGGTGCCGGGAATGGGCCTCGGATTCTTCCGCGGTCAAGCCGGAAACCATCGGGTGATCGAGCATCAGGGCATCCTGCCCGGTTTCAACTCCCAGATCTGGCTCGCCCCCGACGACGGACAGGCCGTCCTGGCCTTCGTCACCGGCGGTCATCGCGCCATGCTCTGGCTTCCGGCCGAATCCTCCGCCCTACTGCACGAGATCCTGGGTGTCGCGCAACCGGCGATCCGCGACGACGTCGCGCACCGACCGGAAATCTGGTCCGAGATCTGCGGCTTCTATCCACTGCCCGGAGCGCTCACCGATGTCCGCGCCCGATCGATGGTAGGAGCAGGCGCCGAAGTACGGATCAGCGGTGGCCGACCGGTGCTGCGGGTGCTGACCCCGATTCCCGCCCTGGTGCGCGGACTGCCTCTGCACCCCGACGATCCCGACGATCCCTTGGCCTTCCGCATCGATATGGGTCGGTGGGGCCTAGGCACCGGCAGAATTCTGTTCAGTCGAGAGTCCGGCACGGGGGCGATGAGGATGCACTTCGACCTGCATCCCATGACGCTGCGAAAGTCGAGAACCTTGCCGGCCCGGCGGGCGGAAAGGATGCCCAGATGA
- a CDS encoding ABC transporter ATP-binding protein encodes MTEPAITIAGLTKSFGPAKALDGLDLTVGTGEIHGFLGPNGSGKTTTIRILLGLLRADSGTVRMLGGDPWSDAVALHARLAYVPGEVLLWPGITGGEVIDLMGRLRGGIDRRRRAELLERFDLDPHQKARAYSKGNRQKVALVAALASDAELLLLDEPTVGLDPLKEAEFQRCVAEWKHEGRTVLLSSHILAEVEALCDRVSIIRCGRTVESGTLAELRHLTRTTITVETIRPLAGLDAVAGVHDLVRDGTRARFDVDTAHLDAVTRVLADLGVRSLTSTPPTLEDIFLRHYGAASAPSGEQNR; translated from the coding sequence ATGACCGAGCCCGCGATTACGATCGCCGGCCTGACGAAATCGTTCGGTCCCGCGAAAGCGCTCGATGGACTGGATCTGACCGTAGGCACCGGTGAGATCCATGGGTTCCTGGGTCCGAACGGCTCGGGTAAGACGACGACGATTCGGATTCTGCTGGGACTGCTGCGTGCGGATTCCGGGACGGTGCGCATGCTCGGCGGTGATCCGTGGTCGGACGCAGTCGCACTGCACGCGCGATTGGCCTATGTGCCCGGTGAGGTCCTCCTCTGGCCCGGAATCACCGGCGGCGAGGTCATCGACTTGATGGGCCGTCTGCGCGGCGGGATCGACCGGCGCCGCCGCGCCGAATTGCTGGAGCGATTCGATCTCGATCCACACCAGAAGGCCCGTGCTTACTCGAAGGGCAACCGGCAGAAGGTCGCGCTCGTCGCGGCGTTGGCCTCGGACGCGGAGCTGCTGTTGCTCGACGAGCCGACCGTTGGCCTCGACCCCCTGAAAGAAGCCGAATTCCAGCGCTGCGTCGCGGAATGGAAGCACGAGGGCAGGACCGTCCTGCTGTCGAGTCACATTCTGGCCGAGGTGGAGGCACTGTGCGATCGGGTGAGCATCATCCGGTGCGGGCGCACCGTGGAAAGCGGCACCTTAGCCGAGCTGCGGCATCTGACCCGCACCACGATCACCGTCGAAACCATCCGGCCGCTGGCGGGGCTGGACGCGGTGGCGGGAGTGCACGACCTCGTCCGCGACGGCACTCGGGCCAGGTTCGATGTCGACACCGCCCACCTCGACGCCGTGACGCGCGTACTCGCTGATCTCGGCGTGCGCAGCCTCACCAGCACGCCACCCACACTCGAAGACATCTTCCTTCGGCACTACGGCGCCGCATCGGCCCCTTCAGGGGAGCAGAACCGGTGA
- a CDS encoding ABC transporter permease, with product MISRPTLRQDFSGAGTLLRFALRRERFSLPCWLFGAAALLAFQSVGSQRFYDTPQKLAQLRETMSASAAAVAMGGPTQLLTTIGGEIVFEILAYLAVVVALMNMFLVGRHTRSDEETGRAELLRSARVGRRAPTVAALTLAGLADTAVVLVLFVAAVGTGLPTGGSLLLGAVTGGVGVTFAAVTAVAAQIFENPRSVYGAVGLALAAAYVARAIGDVGNGAASWASPIGWAQRSYPYAGDHWWTVLLFAAATFALTASAFALLDRRDFGAGLLPYGTGRATASWALGSPLGLAWRLQRGSLAGWAVAVFALGAAYGSFADSIADYLDDNPEIAAYLPGGAADAVNSYLSLTVSIVALLTAAFGVASVLRARGEETAGRAEPLLAAPVSRYRWLASHLAIAVGGGAFVLTVGGFGIGLAYGLTISDSGQALRMTGVALVYLPAVWSVIAVAVLGLGWAPRAAVAVAWAAFAYCAVALLFAAAFDLPDWFDDASPFTHIPKVPLHTVTATPILVIILTALAGLILAAAGFRRRDVGY from the coding sequence TTGATTTCGCGGCCGACGCTGCGGCAAGATTTCTCCGGGGCGGGCACGCTGCTGCGCTTCGCGCTGCGACGCGAGCGGTTCTCGCTGCCGTGCTGGCTGTTCGGCGCCGCCGCGCTGCTGGCGTTCCAGTCGGTCGGTAGTCAACGCTTCTACGACACGCCGCAGAAGCTCGCGCAGCTGCGCGAGACGATGAGTGCCAGTGCGGCCGCCGTCGCCATGGGAGGGCCGACGCAATTGCTGACGACCATCGGCGGCGAGATCGTTTTCGAGATACTCGCGTACCTGGCGGTCGTGGTCGCGTTGATGAATATGTTTCTGGTCGGCAGGCACACTCGCTCGGACGAGGAGACCGGGCGCGCGGAACTGCTCCGCTCGGCGCGGGTAGGGCGCCGGGCACCCACCGTCGCCGCGCTGACACTGGCGGGGCTGGCCGATACCGCCGTCGTGCTGGTGCTTTTCGTCGCCGCGGTCGGTACCGGGCTGCCGACGGGTGGCTCCCTGCTGCTGGGAGCAGTCACCGGGGGCGTGGGTGTCACGTTCGCCGCCGTCACCGCGGTCGCCGCGCAGATCTTCGAGAATCCGCGCAGCGTCTACGGGGCGGTCGGGCTTGCTCTGGCGGCCGCCTATGTAGCGCGCGCGATCGGCGATGTGGGCAACGGAGCCGCCTCCTGGGCATCGCCCATCGGATGGGCCCAGCGCAGCTACCCGTACGCCGGCGACCACTGGTGGACGGTGCTGCTGTTCGCCGCCGCCACCTTCGCTCTGACCGCTTCGGCCTTCGCTCTGCTGGATCGACGCGACTTCGGCGCCGGACTGCTCCCCTACGGCACGGGGCGCGCGACCGCGTCCTGGGCGCTGGGCTCGCCGCTCGGCCTTGCCTGGCGGTTGCAGCGCGGTTCGCTGGCCGGGTGGGCCGTGGCCGTTTTCGCGTTAGGCGCCGCGTACGGCTCGTTCGCCGACAGTATCGCGGATTATCTCGACGACAATCCCGAGATCGCCGCCTACCTTCCCGGCGGCGCGGCCGACGCGGTGAACTCGTATCTGTCCCTGACGGTGTCGATCGTCGCGCTGCTCACCGCCGCGTTCGGCGTCGCCAGTGTGCTGCGCGCGCGTGGGGAGGAAACCGCGGGACGCGCCGAGCCGCTGCTGGCGGCTCCGGTCAGCCGGTATCGCTGGCTGGCGAGCCATCTCGCCATCGCTGTGGGGGGCGGCGCGTTCGTGCTGACTGTCGGTGGTTTCGGCATCGGTCTGGCGTACGGGTTGACGATCTCCGATTCAGGACAGGCACTGCGTATGACCGGTGTGGCGCTGGTGTATCTACCGGCGGTCTGGTCGGTGATCGCGGTTGCGGTGCTCGGCCTCGGCTGGGCTCCGAGAGCGGCTGTAGCGGTGGCGTGGGCCGCCTTCGCCTACTGCGCCGTGGCGCTGCTCTTCGCGGCCGCATTCGATCTGCCCGACTGGTTCGACGACGCCTCGCCGTTCACCCACATTCCGAAGGTGCCGCTGCATACCGTCACCGCCACGCCCATACTCGTGATCATCCTGACCGCACTGGCCGGGCTGATACTCGCTGCCGCCGGTTTTCGCCGCCGCGACGTCGGGTATTGA
- a CDS encoding SRPBCC family protein, whose translation MPFAALHGTANVRLPLEKAFAFFTESFGDWWPTAYHIGEADMAEAILEPRVGGRWFERGVDGSECDWGRVLVWEPPHRIVVTWQINGHWQYDPDPARASEIEFRFTAESPEQTALTLEHRHLDRLIEGKAMRDTIVERGGGWSTVLARFADIAGARA comes from the coding sequence ATGCCCTTCGCCGCGCTGCACGGCACGGCGAACGTGCGCTTGCCGCTGGAGAAGGCGTTCGCCTTCTTCACCGAGTCGTTCGGCGACTGGTGGCCGACGGCCTATCACATCGGGGAAGCCGACATGGCCGAGGCGATCCTCGAACCCCGGGTGGGCGGGCGTTGGTTCGAACGCGGGGTGGACGGTTCGGAATGCGATTGGGGGCGCGTGCTGGTATGGGAACCGCCGCACCGGATCGTGGTGACCTGGCAGATCAACGGCCATTGGCAATACGACCCGGACCCCGCTCGCGCCAGCGAGATCGAGTTCCGCTTCACCGCCGAATCACCGGAGCAGACCGCGCTCACCCTCGAACACCGCCACCTGGACCGGCTCATCGAAGGTAAGGCCATGCGCGACACCATCGTCGAACGCGGCGGTGGTTGGAGCACGGTGCTCGCGCGGTTCGCCGACATCGCCGGTGCGCGAGCATGA
- a CDS encoding metalloregulator ArsR/SmtB family transcription factor, whose protein sequence is MNSFRDVDLGILGDPMRREIFERVARHPASVGELAESLPITRQAVSQHLRVLRDGGLVVARAEGTRRIYRINPDGLAGIQAYFQRIWDESLAAFQKAADAAATDTTEQEPPR, encoded by the coding sequence GTGAACTCTTTCAGAGATGTGGACCTGGGGATTCTGGGTGACCCGATGCGGCGAGAGATCTTCGAGCGGGTAGCACGGCACCCGGCGTCGGTGGGTGAGCTGGCCGAGTCGTTGCCGATCACCCGCCAGGCGGTCTCGCAGCATCTGCGGGTGCTGCGCGACGGCGGCCTGGTCGTGGCCAGGGCGGAGGGGACCCGGCGGATCTACCGGATCAACCCCGACGGCCTGGCCGGAATCCAGGCGTATTTCCAGCGGATCTGGGACGAGTCACTGGCCGCTTTCCAAAAAGCCGCCGACGCAGCGGCCACAGACACCACCGAACAGGAGCCTCCTCGATGA
- a CDS encoding cysteine desulfurase — MTTPVPDRPGPADGPVYLDYNATTPVDPRVVAAMLPYLTTCFGNPSSSHAYGADPAAALVTARAQLAVLIGALPPEIVFTGSGSEANLLALRGAMVRTPGAHIITQATEHPAVLQTCQALARLHGVRVTVLPVGADGRLDPATLAAALRDSGATLVSVMAANNETGVLQPIRELAALAHHHGALFHCDAAQAAGKIAVDVAALGADLLTVVGHKMYAPKGIGALYVRTGVELEPVVYCGGQEHGLRAGTESVALTAAFGAADDLAADDLARNVPARIARLRDQLHQQLGTALPGRVHLNGHPDHRLPNTLNVSVDGTRGHEILTAAPDIAASTGSACHSGTHAPSPVLEAMGLDTARELSALRLSLGRWTTPDDIEKAVTALVAAVIATPAPS; from the coding sequence ATGACCACACCCGTCCCCGACCGGCCCGGTCCCGCCGATGGGCCGGTGTATCTGGACTACAACGCCACCACGCCGGTCGATCCGCGCGTCGTCGCCGCGATGCTGCCCTACCTCACCACCTGCTTCGGCAACCCCTCCAGCAGCCATGCCTACGGTGCCGACCCGGCCGCCGCGCTCGTCACGGCCCGAGCGCAGCTCGCCGTCCTGATCGGTGCCCTGCCCCCGGAGATCGTGTTCACCGGCTCGGGATCGGAAGCGAATCTGCTCGCCTTGCGCGGAGCCATGGTGCGCACGCCCGGTGCCCACATCATCACCCAGGCCACCGAACATCCCGCGGTGCTGCAGACCTGCCAGGCCCTGGCCCGGCTGCACGGCGTGCGGGTCACGGTGCTGCCGGTCGGTGCTGATGGCCGCCTGGACCCCGCCACGCTGGCCGCCGCCCTGCGCGACAGCGGGGCGACGCTGGTTTCGGTCATGGCTGCCAACAACGAAACCGGTGTGCTGCAACCGATCCGGGAACTGGCTGCCCTTGCCCACCACCACGGCGCGCTGTTCCATTGCGATGCCGCCCAGGCCGCGGGCAAAATCGCCGTCGACGTCGCCGCCCTCGGCGCGGACCTGCTCACGGTGGTCGGGCACAAGATGTACGCGCCCAAGGGCATCGGTGCCCTCTACGTACGCACCGGCGTCGAACTCGAACCCGTCGTCTACTGCGGGGGCCAGGAACACGGCCTGCGCGCCGGCACCGAGAGCGTCGCATTGACAGCCGCATTCGGTGCGGCCGACGACCTCGCCGCCGACGACCTCGCCCGCAACGTCCCGGCCCGCATCGCGCGGCTGCGTGACCAGCTACACCAGCAGCTCGGCACGGCACTACCGGGGCGGGTGCATCTCAACGGTCATCCCGACCACCGGCTGCCCAACACCCTCAACGTCAGCGTCGACGGCACGCGCGGCCACGAGATCCTCACTGCCGCACCAGACATCGCCGCCTCCACCGGCTCGGCCTGCCACAGCGGCACCCACGCCCCATCCCCGGTACTCGAGGCAATGGGACTCGACACCGCGCGGGAGTTGAGCGCGCTACGGCTGTCGCTTGGCCGGTGGACCACCCCTGACGACATCGAGAAGGCGGTCACCGCGCTCGTCGCAGCCGTCATAGCGACACCGGCCCCGTCATAG
- a CDS encoding metalloregulator ArsR/SmtB family transcription factor produces the protein MSDKPAAKAALYEAFAASGKALGSGKRLELLDLLAQGERTVEALATAAGLNLTTASAHLQTLKQAGFVATRREGVRIHYRLAGDDVAQLFALLRKVAETHQAAVAPARDNYLRPDGGMEMNREQLLTRAAAGEVIVLDVRPVPEYEAGHIPGAVSIPVEQLAERIGELPGGTEIVVYCRGEYCVLAYDAVRLLTDRGRRAIRLHDGMLEWRLARLPIEAASPA, from the coding sequence ATGAGTGACAAGCCCGCCGCCAAGGCAGCTCTATACGAGGCGTTCGCAGCCAGCGGCAAGGCCCTGGGCAGCGGCAAGCGCCTGGAACTGCTGGACCTGCTGGCCCAAGGCGAGCGCACCGTGGAAGCACTCGCCACCGCGGCAGGGCTGAACCTGACGACCGCGTCTGCGCATCTGCAGACGCTCAAGCAGGCCGGATTCGTCGCCACTCGCCGCGAGGGGGTGCGGATCCACTATCGGCTGGCCGGGGACGACGTAGCGCAGCTGTTCGCGCTGCTGCGCAAGGTCGCCGAAACCCACCAGGCCGCCGTGGCCCCCGCCCGCGACAACTACCTGCGCCCCGACGGCGGTATGGAGATGAACCGCGAGCAGTTGCTCACCCGCGCTGCGGCCGGTGAGGTGATCGTGCTGGATGTGCGGCCGGTGCCCGAATACGAGGCCGGCCACATCCCCGGGGCGGTGAGCATCCCGGTCGAGCAGCTGGCCGAGCGCATCGGGGAGCTGCCCGGCGGCACCGAGATCGTGGTGTACTGCCGCGGCGAGTACTGTGTGCTGGCCTACGACGCGGTGCGGCTACTCACCGACCGCGGCCGTCGGGCGATCCGCCTGCACGACGGCATGCTCGAATGGCGCTTGGCCCGACTGCCCATCGAAGCCGCCTCTCCGGCATGA
- a CDS encoding MBL fold metallo-hydrolase, which yields MPTDFTLVPIIDEGLGNSTYLLDLGDGRALVLDPERDLRQVRSEAQQRGLRIAFAVETHLHADFISGARELADIDGATVLAPEVGPRGFEVTALGDGDTIAIGAFTLHAWFTPGHSPEHLSYLLHEEDKLLGVFTGGSLMVGTAGRTDLVSPEQTIPLARDQYRSLQRLMTLPEDTPVWPTHGAGSFCSSSLGGERVSTIGKERATNPLLRADGEDAFVEALLGSMGSFPDYFLRLGEINHKGPAVLGSTPELEPLTADEVTDLIAEGAQVVDVRHQADFAAEHIPGALAITLRPVFATWLGWLADTNRPIVIVRDTTQNPDDIVWEAAKVGFDTLAGELHGGMNAWTGPVESTAAQLLAADQLTAHPSAAVLDIRQHGEYAAGHVPGARNIELASLAEHLVDVPAGPVVVMCGHGERAMTAASLLERHGRTDIRVLDGGPGDYARALGQDLQAGS from the coding sequence ATGCCGACCGATTTCACGCTTGTTCCCATCATCGATGAGGGGCTGGGCAACTCGACCTACCTGCTGGATCTGGGTGATGGCCGGGCGCTGGTGCTCGACCCGGAACGCGACCTGCGCCAAGTGCGCTCCGAAGCGCAGCAGCGCGGTCTGCGGATCGCGTTCGCTGTCGAAACCCACCTGCACGCCGACTTCATCTCCGGGGCGCGCGAACTCGCCGATATCGACGGCGCGACCGTCCTGGCACCCGAGGTGGGGCCACGCGGATTCGAGGTGACCGCTCTCGGCGACGGCGACACCATCGCCATCGGCGCGTTCACCCTGCACGCGTGGTTCACCCCGGGCCATTCCCCCGAGCACCTGTCCTACCTGCTGCATGAGGAGGACAAGCTGCTGGGAGTGTTCACCGGCGGATCGTTGATGGTCGGCACCGCCGGGCGCACCGACCTGGTCAGCCCCGAGCAGACGATCCCGCTGGCGCGGGACCAATATCGTTCGTTGCAGCGGCTGATGACCCTGCCCGAGGACACCCCGGTGTGGCCGACGCACGGTGCGGGGTCGTTCTGCTCGTCCTCACTTGGGGGTGAGCGGGTCAGCACCATCGGCAAAGAGCGCGCGACCAACCCGCTGCTGCGGGCCGACGGTGAGGACGCCTTCGTCGAGGCCCTGCTGGGCTCGATGGGCAGCTTCCCCGACTATTTCCTGCGGCTGGGCGAGATCAACCACAAGGGCCCGGCCGTGCTCGGCTCCACCCCGGAACTGGAGCCGCTGACCGCCGACGAGGTCACCGATTTGATCGCCGAGGGTGCCCAGGTCGTCGACGTGCGTCACCAGGCCGACTTCGCCGCCGAGCACATCCCCGGCGCACTGGCCATCACCCTGCGCCCGGTGTTCGCCACCTGGCTGGGCTGGCTGGCCGATACGAACCGGCCGATCGTCATCGTCCGCGACACCACACAGAATCCCGACGACATCGTCTGGGAAGCAGCCAAAGTCGGCTTCGACACCCTCGCCGGAGAATTGCACGGTGGCATGAACGCCTGGACCGGGCCGGTCGAAAGCACCGCGGCGCAGCTGCTCGCCGCCGATCAGTTGACCGCGCACCCGTCGGCGGCGGTGCTGGATATCCGCCAGCACGGCGAGTACGCCGCCGGGCACGTCCCTGGTGCCCGCAACATTGAACTCGCTTCGCTCGCTGAGCATCTGGTCGATGTCCCGGCCGGGCCGGTGGTGGTGATGTGCGGCCACGGTGAGCGCGCCATGACCGCCGCCAGTCTCCTCGAACGCCACGGCCGCACCGATATCCGGGTGCTCGACGGCGGCCCCGGCGACTATGCCCGCGCCCTCGGCCAGGATCTGCAGGCCGGATCATGA
- a CDS encoding MFS transporter has protein sequence MSLRAGVRPPVLGLRENAAQFTLLVAVNALVGGMVGQQQTVLPLLAESEFGLTGYTFIFTYVAAFGITKAIANYFAGTFSDRYGRKPVLLVGWLFAAPVPLMLITAPNWWWVVAANVLLGINQGLTWSTTVVMKIDLVGPTRRGLAMGLNEAAGYGAVAISSLLAGYLAEHYGLRPAPFLLGLAYTALALLLSGVFIRETRGHAHLEAGQHAPRADGLHDHLHAELTDRQIAVQTSLREPALSSASLAGLVNNLNFGLSWGLFPLLFAASELSVGQIGLLFALYPGVWGAGQLVTGALSDRIGRKHLITTGMATQAAALALIAASHGFAGWAVGTILLGAGTAMVYPTLLAVIGDVAHPVWRGRAVGVYRVWRDLGYAVGAILGGIVADLMGLHAAVWAAAAVSAATAVAVGIRMYETHRPPAESAPPERRSEQDVANEEGAITAAPEPAEG, from the coding sequence ATGAGCCTGCGCGCCGGTGTGCGCCCCCCGGTATTGGGGTTGCGGGAGAACGCAGCCCAGTTCACGCTTCTGGTCGCGGTCAACGCGCTGGTCGGTGGAATGGTCGGCCAGCAGCAGACCGTGCTGCCGTTGTTGGCCGAATCCGAATTCGGGCTCACCGGCTACACCTTCATCTTCACCTACGTCGCCGCGTTCGGGATCACCAAAGCCATCGCCAACTATTTCGCCGGCACCTTCTCCGACCGCTACGGCCGCAAACCGGTCCTGCTGGTGGGCTGGCTGTTCGCAGCCCCGGTGCCGCTGATGCTCATCACCGCCCCGAACTGGTGGTGGGTCGTGGCGGCCAACGTGCTACTGGGCATCAACCAGGGCCTGACCTGGTCGACCACCGTCGTCATGAAAATCGACCTCGTCGGGCCCACCCGCCGCGGACTGGCCATGGGGCTGAACGAAGCCGCCGGCTACGGCGCCGTCGCGATCAGCTCCCTGCTCGCGGGCTACCTCGCCGAACACTACGGACTACGTCCGGCACCATTCCTGCTCGGGCTGGCCTACACCGCCCTGGCGTTGCTGCTGTCCGGGGTCTTCATCCGAGAAACCCGAGGCCACGCCCACCTGGAAGCAGGCCAGCACGCCCCCCGCGCCGACGGCCTGCACGACCACCTGCACGCCGAGCTCACCGACCGGCAAATCGCCGTCCAGACCAGCCTCAGAGAACCCGCCTTGTCCTCGGCCAGCCTCGCCGGACTGGTCAACAACCTCAACTTCGGCCTGTCCTGGGGACTGTTCCCGCTGCTGTTCGCCGCCTCCGAGCTGTCCGTCGGCCAGATCGGGCTGCTGTTCGCCCTCTACCCAGGGGTCTGGGGCGCCGGACAACTGGTCACCGGGGCACTGTCGGACCGCATCGGCCGCAAACACCTCATCACCACCGGTATGGCGACCCAAGCCGCCGCCCTCGCACTGATCGCCGCCTCCCACGGATTCGCAGGCTGGGCGGTCGGCACCATCCTGCTCGGAGCGGGCACCGCCATGGTCTATCCCACCCTGCTCGCGGTGATCGGCGATGTCGCCCACCCCGTCTGGCGCGGCCGCGCCGTCGGCGTCTACCGCGTCTGGCGCGACCTCGGCTACGCCGTCGGCGCCATCCTCGGCGGCATCGTCGCCGACCTGATGGGCCTGCACGCCGCGGTCTGGGCCGCCGCCGCAGTCAGCGCAGCCACCGCCGTGGCCGTTGGCATACGCATGTACGAAACCCACCGACCACCCGCCGAATCGGCACCGCCCGAGCGCCGGTCAGAACAGGATGTCGCGAACGAAGAAGGAGCGATAACCGCTGCGCCCGAACCAGCTGAGGGGTGA